A portion of the Lolium rigidum isolate FL_2022 chromosome 1, APGP_CSIRO_Lrig_0.1, whole genome shotgun sequence genome contains these proteins:
- the LOC124684732 gene encoding probable xyloglucan endotransglucosylase/hydrolase protein 23: MARMAVSVLAILLVSCAVAAAASFDKEFDITWGDGRGKILNNGQLLTLGLDKISGSGFQSKHEYLFGKIDMQLKLVAGNSAGTVTAYYLSSMGATHDEIDFEFLGNETGEPYTLHTNVFTQGQGQREQQFRLWFDPTKDFHTYSILWNPKHIIFMVDDMPIRDFRNLEGKGIAFPKNQPMRLYSSLWNADDWATQGGRVKTDWSHAPFSASYRGFKADACVVVSGGRTRCGASAGTEAAPGTTAGAGAGEWYNQELDLTRQQRMRLVQRNYMIYNYCTDPKRVAQGLPAECSM, encoded by the exons ATGGCTCGCATGGCGGTGTCGGTGCTGGCTATCCTGCTGGTGTCTTGTGCCGTTGCCGCGGCGGCGAGCTTCGACAAGGAGTTCGACATCACGTGGGGTGACGGCCGCGGCAAGATCCTGAATAATGGGCAGCTCCTGACGCTGGGGCTGGACAAGATCTCCGGCTCTGGGTTCCAGTCCAAGCACGAGTACCTCTTCGGCAAGATCGACATGCAGCTCAAGCTCGTCGCCGGCAACTCGGCTGGCACCGTCACCGCATACTAC CTGTCGTCGATGGGGGCGACGCACGACGAGATCGACTTCGAGTTTCTGGGCAACGAGACCGGCGAGCCGTACACGCTGCACACCAACGTGTTCACGCAGGGGCAGGGCCAGCGGGAGCAGCAGTTCCGCCTCTGGTTCGATCCCACCAAGGACTTCCACACATACTCCATCCTCTGGAACCCCAAGCACATCAT CTTCATGGTGGACGACATGCCGATCAGGGACTTCAGGAACCTGGAGGGGAAGGGGATCGCGTTCCCCAAGAACCAGCCCATGCGCCTCTACTCCAGCCTCTGGAACGCCGACGACTGGGCCACGCAGGGCGGCCGCGTTAAGACTGACTGGTCCCACGCCCCCTTCTCCGCCTCCTACCGCGGCTTCAAGGCCGACGcctgcgtcgtcgtctccggcggccgcACGCGCTGCGGCGCCTCCGCCGGCACGGAAGCCGCCCcgggcaccaccgccggtgccggGGCCGGCGAGTGGTACAACCAGGAGCTGGACCTGACGCGGCAGCAGCGCATGCGGTTGGTGCAGAGGAACTACATGATCTACAACTACTGCACAGACCCCAAGCGCGTCGCCCAAGGCCTCCCCGCCGAGTGCTCCATGTAG